Genomic DNA from Streptomyces sp. AM 2-1-1:
CTGGGCGGTGCCCTTCGGCCTGGTGGGCGGCCGTCTCTACCACGTCATCACCGACTACCAGCTGTACTTCGGTGACGGTGAGGACTGGGTCGACGCCTTCAAGGTGTGGGAAGGCGGCCTCGGCATCTGGGGCGCCATCTCCCTCGGCGCGGTCGGCGCCTGGATCGGCTGCCGTCGCCGGGGCATCCCACTGCCCGCCTGGGCCGACGCCCTCGCCCCCGGCATCGCCTTCGCCCAGGCCATCGGGCGGTGGGGCAACTGGTTCAACCAGGAGCTCTACGGCCGCCCGACCGAGCTGCCGTGGGGCCTGAAGATCAGCGAGGCCCCCAACCGGGCCGCGGGCGTCTACCACCCGACGTTCCTCTACGAATCGCTCTGGTGCGTCGGCGTCGCCCTGCTGGTCATCTGGGCGGACCGCCGCTTCCGGCTCGGGCACGGACGGGCCTTCGCCCTGTACGTCGCCGCGTACTGCACCGGCCGCGCCTGGATCGAGTACATGCGGGTCGACGAGGCCCACCACGTGCTCGGCCTGCGGCTGAACGTGTGGACCGCGATCATCGTCTTCGTGCTGGCCGTCACGTACATCGTGATCTCGTCCCGGCTGCGCCCCGGCCGCGAGGAGATCGTGGAGCCCCGCGCCGGCGACGGGACCGGGGACGCCCCGGACACGACGGCGGACGCGCGTGACGGCAGCGGCACCACGGACGCCGACTCGACCGAGGCCGACCTGACGAAGGCCGACAGGGCCGATGCGGCGAAGGCCGGCGGTGGCACCGACACGGTGACCGGCCCGACGGCAGAGACCGTGGCCGTCGCGGACGGGCCGGAGAGCGACGGCGCCGCCCGCACCGGCTGAACCACCCCCGTACGAGGAAGGCCGCCGCACCCCGGACCGGGGTGCGGCGGCCTTCCTCGTACGGGGGGCGCGCGGGCGGCGCCGAACGGTCAACCGACGGACGCCCCGGCCCCGGCCTGAGCCCCGACCCCCGTACCCGCACCTGCCCCGGCGCCCGTGCTCGCTCCCGTCGACGCGGCCGTACGCCGTCCGAGCGCCAGGGTGCGGTGCGCGGCGGCGGCCACCGCCGCGTCCACGAACCGGCCGTCCGGCAGGGCGAGTGCGCCCGAGTCCGTCCGGGCCGCCTCGACGATCTCCTCGGCCGCTTCCAGCTCCGCGTCGGTCGGCCGGAACGCCCGCTCGATCACCGGCAGCTGCCGGGGGTGGATCGCCGCCCGCCCCAGCATCCCCAGCGCCCGCCCCCGCCCGCAGGAGGCCCACAGCCCGTCCAGATCGCGTACGTCGGGGAAGACCGACTGCACCGGCGGCTCCAGCCCGGCCGCCCGCGCCGCCACCACGATCCGGCTCCTGGACCAGTCGAGCCCGACGTCGTCCCGTACGCCCAGATCGGCCCGGAGGTCGGACTCACCGAGCGCGATGCCCCGCACGTCGTGGTGGGCCGAGGCGATGGAGTACGCGTGCTCGATCGCCAGCGCCGACTCGAGCAGCGGGTAGAGCGGGACGCCGGGGGCGAGCGCCGCCACGTGGTGCACGGAGACCGCGTGCGTGATCTTGGGCAGCCGTATCCCGGAGAGCCCGGGCAGCCCCGCCAGTGCCACCACGTCGTCCTCCCCGTGCACCCGCACATGGACCGGCACGGCGTCCCCGGCGGTCGTCACCGGGTCGGTGAGCAGTTCGGCGGTGGCGGAGCGCGCGTACTCCTTGCGGCCGGGGGCGACCGCGTCCTCCAGGTCCACGATCACCACGTCCGCGCCGGCCCTCAGCGCCTTGAGCACCACCTCCGGCCGGTCCCCGGGGACGTACAGCCAGGTCAGCGGCACCGGGCCGGTGTCGTACGGGGAGGTGTCACCCGGCTCGGCGGCCACGGCGGCGCGGGGGCGCGCCCCGGGCGCCGTCACAGCGCCCCTTCGGAGCGCAGCGCCGCGATCCGCGCACCGGAGAGGCCCAGCTCCGTGAGGATCTCCTCGGTGTCGGCCCCGTGCGGGCGGCCCGCCCACCGGATGCCGCCGGGGGTGCCGGAGAGCCGGAAGAGGACGTTCTGCATCCGCAGCGGGCCCAGCTCCGGGTCGTCGACCTCCGTCACGCTGTCCAGCGCCCGGTACTGGGGGTCCTCCATCACGTCCCGGACGTCGTAGACGGGCGCGATGGCCGCCTCCGCCTTCTCGAACGCGGCGAGCGCGTCGTCCCG
This window encodes:
- the lgt gene encoding prolipoprotein diacylglyceryl transferase — encoded protein: MNLAFIPSPSTGVIDLGPIPLRGYAFCIIIGVFVAVWFGNKRWIARGGTAGTVADIAVWAVPFGLVGGRLYHVITDYQLYFGDGEDWVDAFKVWEGGLGIWGAISLGAVGAWIGCRRRGIPLPAWADALAPGIAFAQAIGRWGNWFNQELYGRPTELPWGLKISEAPNRAAGVYHPTFLYESLWCVGVALLVIWADRRFRLGHGRAFALYVAAYCTGRAWIEYMRVDEAHHVLGLRLNVWTAIIVFVLAVTYIVISSRLRPGREEIVEPRAGDGTGDAPDTTADARDGSGTTDADSTEADLTKADRADAAKAGGGTDTVTGPTAETVAVADGPESDGAARTG